A stretch of Aureispira sp. CCB-E DNA encodes these proteins:
- a CDS encoding OmpA family protein — MRFSNYILTFSFILAFCLSVNAQRAKLNRAERLMGQHNYTAAIDIYLGILDKGNNDDAIIGIAECYRRVGNPDETEYWYGLVSRMPNAPQKSWLYYAQALQRNGKYNEAKTWAEKYVNQIEPNNTQAMWLIKSCEENVVQDLRASGKLYKVSPVDEVNTENDEFSPAYFKNDLVFVSARDRKAYVKRFNRWSEEENKPFTEIYTVKRNQIGEPEEYTYNYGKVEKFSKGLSSKFHDGPLTFNAEFNEIYYTRSNMGKSDDGVIRLKVYQSKGSPSKYTEPRSLPFNSDEYSVLHPSLSDDGEMLFFSSDMPGGFGGYDLYVSYLEDGRWSPPVNLGPTVNTEGNEVFPFHHESGTLYFASNGLVGLGGLDIYKTKENYGAWTDPINLGYPINTVDDDFGFIINDEQTHGYFSSNRKGKGGDDIYTFTKLSVTVEINVFDEETKMPIEAADVFTPCSEVQNFLTNQDGKVIMELPLNKACDFAAEKLGYQPNSVRLSSKNEPPGKTLYVQIPLKLECIFSVSGTIVDGLTNEPVDSALVRMRSYCGGEEDELSVYTDIEGKYLFRDVREDCDIRVTVEKPGFTKGSVTFKTGTECGPGAVANGVVDTNGAIVQSIPLYCYGPNCDNDTIGGGITDVNIDPDSEKCVKDSIALPDGGVRVEYCDGSAKEIGADDRIVDIDKDGIRTERPSVGTAELVNIYYDFDRADIRRDARAGLDDLITILQAYPEAKIKITSHTDARGKKGYNKRLSKRRAESVIRYLMDKGIDKSRLRAKGMGEEIMINDCYDGVECNEEQHQENRRTEFMIIEYVPPKFGDGKSKRPANIKTNPCTNCPSAPNVEGEVESIESSTNDF, encoded by the coding sequence ATGCGATTCTCAAATTATATACTAACCTTTTCTTTTATACTGGCTTTTTGTCTTAGTGTCAATGCTCAGCGAGCTAAACTCAATCGTGCAGAGCGTTTGATGGGACAGCATAATTACACGGCTGCAATTGACATTTATTTAGGTATTTTGGACAAAGGGAACAATGATGATGCAATCATTGGCATAGCAGAGTGTTATCGACGTGTAGGCAATCCTGATGAAACGGAGTACTGGTATGGCTTGGTATCTAGAATGCCCAATGCTCCTCAAAAATCTTGGTTGTATTATGCACAAGCTTTGCAACGGAATGGAAAATATAATGAAGCTAAAACTTGGGCTGAAAAATATGTGAATCAGATAGAGCCGAACAACACACAAGCGATGTGGTTGATTAAGTCTTGTGAAGAGAATGTAGTTCAGGATTTGAGAGCGTCAGGCAAACTTTATAAAGTAAGTCCTGTTGATGAAGTCAATACAGAAAATGACGAATTTTCACCTGCTTACTTTAAAAATGATTTGGTGTTTGTTTCAGCTAGAGATCGCAAGGCGTATGTAAAACGATTCAATCGCTGGAGTGAAGAAGAGAACAAGCCGTTTACAGAAATTTATACGGTTAAAAGAAACCAAATAGGAGAGCCTGAGGAGTATACGTATAACTATGGTAAAGTAGAAAAGTTTAGCAAAGGCTTGAGCTCTAAATTTCACGATGGACCATTGACCTTTAATGCAGAGTTTAATGAAATTTACTATACACGCTCTAATATGGGCAAATCAGATGATGGCGTCATTCGTTTAAAGGTCTATCAATCAAAAGGAAGTCCAAGCAAATATACAGAGCCTCGTTCATTGCCGTTTAACAGTGATGAATACTCTGTCTTGCACCCTTCGCTTTCTGACGATGGTGAAATGTTGTTCTTTTCGTCAGATATGCCAGGTGGTTTTGGAGGATACGATTTGTATGTGTCTTATTTAGAAGATGGTCGCTGGTCGCCCCCTGTTAACTTGGGACCGACTGTAAATACAGAAGGAAATGAGGTATTCCCTTTTCATCATGAAAGTGGGACCTTGTATTTTGCTTCAAATGGTTTAGTTGGACTGGGAGGACTGGATATTTATAAAACAAAAGAAAATTATGGTGCTTGGACGGACCCTATTAATTTGGGGTATCCTATTAACACCGTAGATGATGATTTTGGTTTTATTATTAACGATGAGCAAACACACGGTTATTTTTCTTCAAACCGAAAAGGAAAAGGTGGGGATGATATTTATACATTTACCAAGTTATCTGTTACTGTTGAAATTAACGTGTTTGATGAAGAAACCAAAATGCCTATTGAAGCTGCGGATGTCTTTACACCTTGTTCCGAAGTACAAAACTTCTTGACCAATCAAGATGGTAAAGTAATCATGGAATTGCCATTAAATAAGGCCTGTGACTTTGCCGCAGAAAAATTAGGGTATCAACCTAATTCGGTACGTTTGTCTTCCAAGAATGAACCTCCAGGAAAGACCTTGTATGTGCAAATTCCATTAAAATTAGAGTGTATTTTTAGCGTATCGGGAACAATTGTAGATGGTTTAACTAATGAACCTGTTGATAGCGCATTGGTTCGTATGCGTTCTTATTGTGGCGGGGAAGAGGACGAACTTTCTGTTTACACAGATATAGAGGGGAAATACTTGTTTAGAGATGTCCGAGAGGATTGCGATATTCGTGTAACTGTCGAAAAACCTGGCTTTACCAAAGGTTCGGTGACCTTTAAGACAGGAACGGAGTGTGGTCCAGGTGCCGTAGCCAATGGTGTTGTTGATACCAACGGTGCGATTGTTCAGTCGATTCCTTTGTATTGTTATGGTCCTAATTGTGATAATGACACGATAGGAGGTGGAATAACAGATGTAAATATAGATCCTGATTCAGAAAAATGTGTGAAGGATTCTATAGCCCTTCCAGATGGAGGTGTTCGAGTAGAATATTGTGATGGATCAGCAAAAGAAATTGGGGCAGATGATAGGATTGTTGATATAGATAAAGATGGTATAAGAACAGAACGTCCTAGTGTGGGAACAGCAGAGTTGGTTAATATTTATTATGACTTTGATAGAGCGGATATTAGAAGAGATGCTAGAGCAGGTTTGGATGATTTGATAACGATTCTTCAAGCGTATCCAGAAGCTAAAATTAAAATTACTTCTCATACAGATGCACGAGGGAAAAAAGGCTATAATAAGCGTTTGTCAAAACGAAGAGCGGAATCTGTTATTCGTTATTTAATGGATAAAGGAATTGATAAGAGCCGTTTAAGAGCTAAAGGAATGGGAGAGGAAATTATGATTAATGATTGTTATGATGGGGTAGAATGTAATGAAGAGCAACACCAAGAAAACCGTCGTACAGAATTTATGATTATTGAATATGTGCCACCTAAGTTTGGTGACGGGAAATCAAAACGTCCAGCCAATATAAAAACAAACCCTTGTACAAATTGCCCTAGTGCACCTAATGTAGAGGGAGAAGTTGAAAGCATAGAATCATCTACAAATGATTTTTAA
- a CDS encoding type IX secretion system membrane protein PorP/SprF — MKRFILLTLVVLSMGFAANAQQEAMFTKYMFNPLPFNPAVTGTTGALDMVLLHRHQWFGLQGAPLTQHFSIHSPLKIGKENENASIGGFLGHDQIGATRTFMGYVTFSYRLRLNNPKKKNRIIYLNIGLSGGVGNWSADFSKLNLDDANDPSFQNLTPNIWLPNFGAGLYLYSKMWYVGISAPKLWTNNMRARAQSESANLPRSQEYRHYYLTFGGAIKINDNFVIRPSFLLKNVGLFVAKNAQNTVGAPTEFNVDLGFLLMKRFWIGASFRSSVEAVIGQGSSFDSVDFWMGMRLKNGIRFGLAYDYPLNSMLGPGIGSYEVMLGYDLFKTKELEDGGRVIDPRYLNF; from the coding sequence ATGAAAAGATTTATATTACTCACGTTGGTTGTATTAAGTATGGGGTTTGCTGCTAATGCACAGCAGGAAGCTATGTTTACAAAATACATGTTTAATCCGTTGCCATTTAATCCTGCTGTTACAGGAACAACAGGGGCTTTGGATATGGTTTTGTTGCACAGACATCAATGGTTTGGCTTGCAAGGCGCTCCTTTAACACAACATTTTTCAATTCACTCACCATTAAAGATAGGAAAGGAAAACGAGAATGCTTCTATTGGAGGTTTTTTGGGGCATGATCAAATTGGTGCTACTAGAACTTTCATGGGATATGTCACCTTTAGTTACCGCTTGCGACTGAATAATCCTAAAAAGAAAAATAGGATTATTTATTTAAATATTGGTTTGTCTGGCGGTGTTGGCAATTGGTCGGCAGATTTTTCTAAATTGAATTTAGACGATGCAAACGATCCTTCTTTTCAAAACTTAACACCTAATATTTGGTTGCCCAACTTTGGAGCTGGACTTTATTTGTATTCCAAAATGTGGTATGTAGGAATTTCTGCGCCCAAACTTTGGACGAACAACATGCGAGCTCGTGCTCAGAGTGAAAGTGCTAATTTACCAAGGTCACAAGAGTATCGTCATTATTACTTGACGTTTGGTGGTGCCATTAAAATTAATGATAATTTTGTGATTCGTCCCTCGTTCTTATTGAAGAATGTTGGACTTTTTGTGGCTAAAAATGCTCAAAATACAGTTGGTGCGCCAACAGAGTTTAATGTAGATTTAGGCTTTTTGTTAATGAAGCGTTTTTGGATAGGTGCTTCTTTCCGTTCTTCTGTAGAAGCCGTTATTGGTCAAGGCTCCTCGTTTGATTCGGTTGATTTTTGGATGGGAATGCGTCTCAAAAATGGTATCCGATTTGGCTTGGCGTACGATTATCCACTCAATAGCATGCTAGGACCTGGAATTGGTTCTTATGAGGTTATGTTGGGATATGACCTATTCAAAACAAAAGAACTAGAAGATGGTGGTCGAGTAATTGACCCCCGTTACTTAAACTTCTAA
- a CDS encoding WbqC family protein yields the protein MQTAILMELQYLGTVQYYSKFLKHDSIYLEQHENYRKGSFRNRCYIATANGVIPLSIPLLKGKHQQANIRSIKIDNSKNWQTLHWRSIKTAYGSSPFFEYYQDDFEILYHKPYVLLFDFCLDLQELVLNCLQITPNIHLSETFVKTPQKEVLDFRNCILPKNYTAPADASFKPAPYPQVFEDRLGFVSNLSILDLLFCTGPEAVYYLQISIL from the coding sequence ATGCAAACAGCTATTTTAATGGAACTTCAGTACTTAGGTACCGTTCAGTATTATTCCAAATTTTTAAAACACGATTCAATTTACTTAGAACAGCATGAAAATTACCGAAAAGGTTCTTTTCGGAATCGTTGTTATATTGCTACAGCAAATGGCGTCATTCCGCTAAGCATTCCTCTGTTGAAAGGTAAGCATCAACAAGCCAATATTCGCAGTATAAAAATTGATAATAGTAAAAATTGGCAGACACTGCACTGGAGAAGTATCAAAACAGCATATGGTAGTAGTCCATTTTTTGAATATTACCAAGATGATTTTGAAATTCTGTACCACAAGCCTTATGTACTTTTATTCGATTTTTGTCTAGATTTGCAAGAACTTGTTCTGAATTGTTTACAAATAACTCCAAACATCCACCTTTCTGAAACCTTTGTCAAAACTCCTCAAAAAGAGGTACTTGACTTTAGAAATTGCATATTGCCCAAAAACTACACTGCTCCAGCAGATGCTTCTTTCAAACCGGCCCCTTATCCTCAAGTTTTTGAAGATAGATTAGGTTTTGTTTCTAACTTAAGCATCTTGGACTTGCTGTTTTGTACAGGACCAGAGGCTGTTTATTATTTGCAAATAAGTATTTTATAA
- a CDS encoding SDR family oxidoreductase: MALKSIFNLKNKKQDLRGKYVLITGAAQGIGLKTAHQFAAAGSHLILTDINEEKLALAKVTLRKYKDIDVQVFKVDVSSKKAVQEMADTIRQRIGRIDILVNNAGIGHQGSMEDTSLKTWKRLIDINLWGPLYHIYAFLPMMKAQGSGQIVNVSSGQAFFRLPTWGAYAAIKLAMGAVSEILHYELQQYNIKVTTVYPYMVNTGFYKDVEAETLGTKLSMKLLPLYSQKPETVAKTIFKAVEKGKRIEMVNVLNNMAKGLHFFNPVSNIFSKTVNFALNSSNRSIKNSPVMQSVENLVNLLTNISYGALGEVGFKMEEVMSGEHEFVKGKQGKLPMEFKVVWGTENLVDWANPFGEDFMCNTLSGTVTIGGLCENAPCRGRLELKYFTEQKIRYTFYFQANGESYEFIGEKRNIYPWNLPFSHTCCFGELRKVGSNKVLSNSITHFHWDTLPAFLGSFELLRDAV; this comes from the coding sequence ATGGCATTAAAATCAATTTTTAATTTAAAGAACAAGAAGCAGGATTTGAGGGGCAAATATGTTTTAATTACAGGCGCTGCTCAAGGTATTGGTTTAAAAACAGCCCATCAGTTTGCGGCAGCAGGTAGCCACCTTATTCTAACAGATATCAATGAAGAAAAGCTAGCCTTGGCAAAAGTAACTTTGAGAAAATACAAAGATATTGATGTACAGGTTTTCAAAGTGGATGTATCGAGTAAAAAAGCTGTTCAAGAAATGGCTGATACGATACGACAACGCATTGGCAGAATTGATATTTTGGTTAATAATGCAGGTATTGGACATCAAGGTTCAATGGAAGATACTAGTTTGAAGACTTGGAAACGATTGATTGATATTAATCTTTGGGGACCATTGTATCATATTTATGCTTTTTTGCCCATGATGAAAGCACAAGGAAGTGGACAAATTGTTAATGTTTCGTCTGGTCAAGCTTTTTTTAGATTGCCAACTTGGGGGGCTTATGCTGCTATTAAATTGGCGATGGGGGCTGTTAGTGAAATATTGCATTATGAACTTCAACAGTACAACATAAAAGTGACAACCGTTTATCCTTATATGGTTAATACAGGATTTTATAAAGATGTGGAAGCTGAAACATTGGGGACAAAGCTGTCTATGAAGCTCCTACCTCTATATTCTCAAAAACCAGAAACAGTCGCTAAAACTATTTTTAAAGCTGTAGAAAAAGGCAAACGCATAGAAATGGTTAATGTATTGAATAATATGGCAAAAGGACTGCATTTTTTTAACCCCGTATCCAATATTTTTAGCAAAACCGTAAATTTTGCATTGAATAGTTCTAATCGTTCTATCAAAAACTCACCTGTGATGCAGTCAGTCGAAAATTTAGTAAATTTATTGACCAATATATCCTATGGAGCATTGGGAGAGGTGGGTTTTAAAATGGAGGAAGTAATGTCTGGAGAGCACGAGTTTGTAAAAGGAAAACAAGGGAAGTTGCCCATGGAATTTAAAGTGGTATGGGGAACAGAAAATTTAGTTGACTGGGCAAATCCTTTTGGAGAAGACTTTATGTGTAATACACTAAGCGGAACGGTTACGATTGGTGGTTTGTGTGAGAATGCACCTTGTAGAGGACGTCTAGAGTTGAAATATTTTACAGAACAAAAAATACGATACACCTTCTATTTTCAGGCAAATGGAGAGTCGTATGAATTTATTGGAGAAAAAAGAAATATTTATCCTTGGAACTTACCGTTTTCTCATACCTGTTGTTTTGGAGAATTGAGAAAAGTAGGGTCTAATAAAGTGCTTTCCAATTCTATTACTCATTTTCATTGGGATACTCTGCCCGCTTTCTTGGGGAGTTTTGAATTGTTGAGAGATGCTGTCTGA
- a CDS encoding AsmA-like C-terminal region-containing protein, with protein sequence MSVDNYKKRDEQKKAQKKRKKGRVKFLFKLIGSLFLISIISLIVIAAIFEKQIAGMVINTLNKQLKTDLQVSEASLSLIWKFPQAAVYLNDAKIDGVGGQEEKLLDVKSISLQCGTLGLLMGDYNFTSISINEGSLFIYSDEKGHVNYDIFKSSAEKTETDESTDLNLSISDATLSNITIHYVDKAAAYDIKVRASSADFAGDFIIDNEINANQHTMTSYAELFSEHITIGETTYMKGTNLAYNGSVDLDLAAEIYSFDNIKLYIEGNQFNMHGSVKKVDKGTEYNLLFDSKKALLGSLMQLIPEQYAATLGQFESYGKLSFNARVNGISSKRIAPIVEVQFGLKDGRITHPNMAGSMKNVNFDVHFTNGNGIDDQTAKLKLIGFQANLNNQPINLSWEMVGLENPTITMGLDGKIPLDAVYGFFGNTVTEGSGWIEIAQLSLNGRLKDMTSMYRIPRVKLNGLVNFNQAHLLVNNVPTNIETGELSLDNNAFNVTNLTFKTAKSDMVFNGDFQNILPVLLSDSLNSQNAKLTFQASLNSQKMDLDELLAIGGGHTAEEIEAAAVEDQDSLKQENFERRAYRTSFLKGTFITNIVELQYGNVLAKNFNGAVEFDKSVMQLKGVKVDAMDGLFELNSKIYFEKEPRLELFLDCNNIDIQEFLAQLDNFGQDVLTAEHLRGRLKSLIKVNLFLDSLGNFKNEDLFVVADVEITNGELINLKMLEGFSSFIKMRDLQHIAFTKLKNQFKIEHGKFILPAMFIQSNALNLVVGGQYSFNHDLDFKIKINAGQVIANKFKRYNPDKTAIKARQQGLFNIYARIMGNLYGDYDYKIGPKHSKKFLDAQLSQELPAITNTLRAEFAKNNNIEASQPTIQPLAQPKEWEDIPEYNGEEGDLEYIDGF encoded by the coding sequence ATGTCTGTAGATAATTACAAGAAAAGAGACGAACAAAAAAAAGCTCAAAAAAAACGCAAAAAAGGTCGTGTCAAGTTTTTATTCAAATTAATTGGTAGTTTATTTTTAATTTCCATCATCAGCCTCATTGTTATTGCTGCCATATTTGAAAAACAAATTGCAGGAATGGTTATTAATACACTTAATAAGCAACTGAAAACAGATTTGCAAGTAAGCGAAGCAAGTTTGTCTTTGATTTGGAAATTTCCACAAGCCGCAGTTTACCTTAATGATGCTAAAATTGACGGTGTAGGAGGGCAAGAGGAAAAACTACTGGATGTTAAAAGTATTTCTCTACAGTGCGGTACTTTAGGACTTTTGATGGGCGACTACAATTTTACATCCATATCCATCAATGAGGGCTCTCTATTTATCTATAGCGACGAAAAAGGACATGTCAACTATGATATTTTCAAAAGCTCAGCAGAAAAAACAGAAACAGATGAAAGTACCGACTTGAATTTATCTATTTCTGATGCAACACTATCCAATATTACCATTCACTATGTAGACAAAGCGGCTGCCTATGACATCAAGGTTAGAGCTAGTTCTGCTGATTTTGCAGGAGATTTTATTATTGATAATGAAATCAACGCCAATCAGCACACCATGACGAGTTATGCTGAATTATTTTCAGAACATATCACAATTGGTGAAACGACCTATATGAAAGGAACTAACTTAGCTTACAATGGCTCTGTTGATTTGGATTTGGCTGCGGAAATCTATTCCTTTGACAATATCAAACTATACATCGAAGGCAATCAATTTAACATGCATGGTTCTGTCAAAAAAGTAGACAAAGGCACAGAGTACAATCTTCTTTTTGACAGTAAAAAAGCATTGCTAGGATCTTTGATGCAGTTGATTCCAGAGCAATATGCTGCTACATTAGGGCAATTTGAGAGCTATGGAAAACTATCCTTCAACGCTAGAGTCAACGGCATTTCCTCCAAACGAATTGCTCCCATTGTTGAAGTCCAATTTGGTCTAAAAGACGGTCGAATTACACATCCCAACATGGCTGGCAGCATGAAAAATGTAAATTTTGATGTACACTTCACCAATGGCAATGGAATAGACGATCAAACTGCTAAATTGAAGCTCATTGGTTTTCAAGCAAATCTAAATAACCAACCCATTAACTTGAGTTGGGAAATGGTTGGTTTGGAAAACCCAACAATTACAATGGGGCTAGATGGTAAAATTCCACTAGATGCCGTTTATGGCTTCTTTGGTAATACTGTTACAGAAGGAAGTGGCTGGATAGAAATTGCCCAGCTTTCACTAAATGGTCGTCTCAAAGACATGACCTCTATGTATCGTATCCCTAGAGTCAAACTAAATGGCTTAGTCAACTTTAATCAAGCACATTTACTCGTTAATAATGTACCAACAAATATAGAAACAGGCGAATTATCGCTGGATAACAATGCATTTAACGTTACCAATCTTACCTTCAAAACAGCTAAAAGCGATATGGTATTTAATGGCGATTTTCAAAATATCTTACCTGTATTGCTTTCTGATTCTTTAAATTCTCAAAACGCTAAATTAACCTTTCAAGCCTCTCTTAATTCTCAAAAAATGGATTTAGACGAGCTTTTAGCCATTGGTGGAGGACATACCGCCGAAGAAATTGAAGCCGCTGCGGTTGAAGACCAAGATTCACTCAAACAAGAAAATTTCGAGCGAAGAGCTTATCGTACCTCCTTCCTAAAAGGAACCTTTATTACTAATATTGTTGAGCTGCAATATGGCAATGTCTTAGCCAAAAACTTTAATGGAGCCGTTGAGTTTGACAAAAGTGTCATGCAACTAAAAGGGGTCAAAGTAGATGCCATGGATGGTCTTTTTGAGCTGAACAGTAAAATCTATTTTGAAAAAGAACCTCGCCTAGAGCTATTCTTAGATTGTAACAATATTGATATCCAAGAATTTTTGGCACAATTAGATAATTTTGGACAAGATGTTTTAACAGCAGAGCACTTGAGAGGGCGCCTAAAATCACTCATCAAAGTAAACTTATTTTTAGATTCTTTAGGCAACTTCAAAAACGAAGATTTATTTGTGGTGGCAGATGTTGAAATTACCAATGGTGAGTTGATTAATCTAAAAATGCTCGAAGGTTTCTCTTCCTTTATCAAAATGCGTGACTTGCAACATATAGCTTTCACAAAGCTTAAAAATCAATTTAAAATCGAGCATGGTAAATTTATATTGCCTGCTATGTTTATTCAAAGCAATGCTTTGAACTTAGTTGTTGGAGGACAATATAGCTTCAACCATGATTTGGATTTTAAAATAAAAATCAATGCAGGACAGGTAATTGCTAATAAATTTAAACGATACAATCCAGATAAAACAGCTATAAAAGCTCGCCAACAAGGATTATTTAATATATATGCGCGCATTATGGGCAATTTGTATGGGGATTATGATTATAAAATTGGTCCCAAACACAGTAAAAAATTCTTAGACGCACAGTTGAGTCAAGAGTTGCCTGCGATTACCAATACCCTTCGTGCAGAATTTGCTAAAAACAATAATATAGAAGCAAGTCAACCAACAATTCAGCCCTTGGCACAACCCAAAGAATGGGAAGATATTCCTGAATACAATGGAGAAGAAGGAGATTTAGAATATATTGATGGGTTTTAA
- a CDS encoding cytochrome c oxidase subunit 3: protein MERSAVGLPLEKIGLFLLLISLTMLFMAFSIGYVFTRSQNSADGVYLPPIFIINSFILLASSYFMNKANRAYKDDDTKGYQKALTVTMMLTILFMGAQVVGWFYFKSSLIGENIGNGANYLYAISGLHFAHIIGGIPFLALFLYNAYKKMQEPMTVLLYFSDPIKRMRLQLLTIYWHFLDGLWIFLVLFFLLNMLF from the coding sequence ATGGAACGTTCAGCTGTTGGACTTCCACTTGAAAAAATTGGTTTATTCCTATTGCTAATCAGCCTGACTATGTTATTCATGGCATTTTCGATTGGCTATGTTTTTACACGTTCTCAAAATAGTGCCGATGGGGTCTATCTCCCTCCTATTTTTATTATCAATTCCTTTATTTTATTGGCTAGTAGCTATTTTATGAACAAAGCCAATCGAGCTTACAAAGACGATGACACCAAAGGGTACCAAAAAGCACTTACCGTCACCATGATGTTGACCATTTTATTTATGGGAGCACAAGTGGTGGGTTGGTTTTATTTCAAATCTTCATTAATTGGAGAGAACATTGGCAACGGGGCGAACTATCTTTATGCTATTTCGGGGCTGCATTTTGCGCATATTATTGGAGGAATTCCTTTTTTAGCACTCTTTTTATACAATGCTTATAAAAAGATGCAAGAACCTATGACTGTTTTATTATACTTTTCAGATCCTATCAAAAGAATGCGACTTCAGTTATTAACGATTTATTGGCATTTCTTAGATGGCTTGTGGATTTTTCTAGTCTTATTTTTCTTGCTAAATATGCTTTTTTAA
- a CDS encoding 1-acyl-sn-glycerol-3-phosphate acyltransferase, protein MQAFDTKSLPAPLRAIVVFMQRLWFAWCCLATLLIGVVALVCYIFIFNFLSGKKAANAAYFVTKWWGKTLLAAMLVRVTSEGLEKIDPEAGAYVLVSNHLSVVDIPICMSTAPVPFSFLAKQEVDKLPIVGYLARNMHVYVDRKSKESRKQTLERMKAHIDSGHSIHIYAEGTRNKTNELLQDFYDGAFKLAIETQQPIVAMTICDSDKVSTPKKPFLGSPAWVHCIWDAPISTKGMTVENDLEHLKTIVRERILHNLERYHATYHI, encoded by the coding sequence ATGCAAGCATTTGACACAAAATCATTACCTGCACCACTAAGAGCCATTGTTGTCTTTATGCAACGTCTTTGGTTTGCTTGGTGTTGTTTAGCAACATTACTAATTGGCGTGGTTGCTTTAGTGTGTTACATCTTCATTTTTAATTTCTTGAGTGGAAAGAAGGCTGCCAATGCAGCTTACTTTGTGACCAAGTGGTGGGGAAAAACCTTATTGGCAGCTATGTTGGTACGGGTAACTTCAGAGGGGCTAGAAAAAATTGATCCAGAAGCAGGTGCCTATGTTTTGGTAAGCAATCACTTATCAGTAGTAGATATTCCTATTTGTATGTCAACAGCACCAGTGCCATTTTCTTTTTTAGCCAAACAAGAAGTAGACAAATTGCCGATTGTTGGGTATTTGGCTAGAAATATGCACGTTTATGTAGACCGAAAAAGTAAGGAAAGCCGCAAGCAGACCCTAGAGCGTATGAAAGCGCATATTGATTCTGGTCATTCTATTCATATTTATGCAGAAGGAACACGAAACAAAACGAATGAATTGTTGCAAGATTTTTATGATGGAGCCTTTAAATTGGCAATAGAAACACAACAGCCCATTGTGGCAATGACCATTTGTGATTCAGATAAAGTCTCGACTCCCAAAAAACCTTTTTTAGGTTCTCCTGCGTGGGTGCATTGTATTTGGGATGCTCCAATTTCGACAAAGGGAATGACGGTTGAAAATGACTTAGAACACCTCAAAACGATTGTTAGAGAACGTATCTTACACAATTTAGAACGTTATCATGCGACGTATCACATTTAG
- a CDS encoding fatty acid desaturase: MLKYKADLKTLLFMTITTCLFAFMWVSWNNPDSILWTGGTLVFAGLYIWHLFMAVTVSVIAHNTMHVSIFKSEPLNRLMEYWITLFYGTPVFGWIPTHNRNHHKHNNKEPDYTKTYRFTERNELWVLLIYPFVSNYYQSIANKEFLQERYRKNRGEFWRFISQIVVLLAWVGTFLYLNWVAAIFLVIIPHQASLYTVVVFNFVQHVHADEESEYNHSRNITASHIFSLNWFLFNNGYHTVHHMNANMHWSLAKEAHEKIEHKIDPSLNEPYFWGYIFKAYIFAPFNKRFRTKSMRLERKEKEANQGKPSVEGIQEPVTATTH, translated from the coding sequence ATGTTGAAGTACAAAGCTGATTTGAAGACCCTCCTCTTTATGACCATTACTACTTGTTTATTCGCATTCATGTGGGTATCGTGGAACAATCCAGATAGTATTTTATGGACAGGAGGCACACTAGTATTTGCAGGATTATACATCTGGCATTTATTCATGGCAGTAACTGTGTCTGTAATAGCACATAATACGATGCATGTATCTATATTTAAGTCAGAGCCCTTAAATCGTTTAATGGAATACTGGATTACTCTTTTTTATGGTACTCCTGTATTTGGTTGGATTCCAACACACAACCGCAACCATCACAAACACAATAACAAAGAACCAGATTATACCAAAACGTACCGTTTTACAGAACGCAATGAGCTATGGGTACTTTTAATATATCCATTTGTTAGTAATTACTACCAATCAATTGCCAATAAGGAGTTCTTGCAAGAGCGTTACCGCAAAAATCGTGGTGAATTCTGGCGCTTTATTTCTCAAATTGTTGTTCTTTTGGCTTGGGTAGGTACCTTTTTGTACTTAAACTGGGTAGCAGCTATTTTCCTAGTTATTATCCCTCATCAAGCATCTTTGTATACAGTAGTTGTCTTTAACTTTGTACAACATGTACATGCTGATGAAGAATCTGAGTACAATCACTCTCGCAACATTACTGCATCGCATATTTTCTCTCTAAATTGGTTCTTATTTAATAATGGTTATCATACGGTACATCATATGAATGCCAATATGCACTGGAGTTTGGCAAAAGAAGCACACGAAAAAATAGAGCATAAAATTGATCCTAGTTTGAACGAACCTTATTTCTGGGGCTATATTTTCAAAGCTTATATTTTTGCTCCTTTCAATAAGCGTTTTAGAACCAAATCAATGCGTCTAGAAAGAAAAGAAAAAGAAGCCAACCAAGGCAAACCTAGTGTAGAAGGGATTCAAGAACCAGTAACAGCAACAACGCACTAG